ATGGGCTTGAGCCTGGACTTGGGCAACTGCACTTTCTACCGTTGATTCGATGGTCTCAGGATGTAATATCGCTTCCACGTACAAGTTATCGAATATTTTCTCTGCTTCAGCTGAATCCAGAATATCTGCTGTCTTGTCAACTCCGAACTCTTTAAGGATTACAGCTAACTTTTGTTCGAGGACTTCGAGTATTCGATGTTCAACCGAATCTTCAAGAACAAGATTAATGGCTCGGACAATGTGCTCTTGTCCAATCCGGTCAACGCGACCAATTCTTTGCTCCAGTCGCATCGGGTTCCAAGGAATATCGTAGTTAATTACAATGTGGCAAAATTGGAGATTCAAACCTTCGCCTCCAGCGTCGGTAGAAATTAGGATACGAGTGCTCTTGGCAAAGTCTTCCTGAACCTGTACACGCTGGTCTATGTCCAAGGAACCATTCAGGCAGACAACTGAAAAACCTCGTTCTGCCAAGAAGTCTTTAAGCATCTCCTGAGTCGGCACGAACTCCGTGAAAATAAGTATCTTTAAATCTGGCTCACCTTCTTCCTGCTGTAACTTGTAGATCCAATCAAGGAGAGCTTCGGCTTTAGCGTCTGGCCCAGTTTCGCCACAACGTTTGGCAGTGTCCAGGAGCAAATTGACTTGAGCCTTTTCGTTTTTCAGAGCCATCAAACGGCCTTTGAGTACCGCTTCTAACTGTTCCTGCCCATCCATATCTGTCCAATCTGTATCCAGGTTAGATGGGAAGAGCAGGAGCTGTTCTTCGGGAGCTTCTAAGACTTCCGCACGCCGTTCGAGGGTGGTACATATGGCTCTGGTACTAGAGACAACAAGTCGTTGCATGAGAATCATCAGAAAACCAATGTAACTTCGCTTTTCGCGCATTGCCTGATTATAACCATTACGGACGTAATCTGTGACGGCATCGTAAAGTAACCGTTGCTTCTGGTGTTTCTCCTGCCAGGATGCCGGCTCTAGCTGGGTGCGTCGCGGCTTAAAAAGTGGTTTGCCCTCGATATCTATGGCCCGCCGTTTCTCTGTCCTGATTACATAGGGCTGCACTCTGTCTCGGCTGATGCTGTTCGTCCCAGGGAACTGTTCTTTATCCAGAAGTGAGAGAACGCGCTGAAAAGAATCAGTTTTTCCCTGATGGGGAGTTGCAGAGAGTAATAATAAGTATGGTGTAGCTTCAGCTAGACCTTGTCCAAGTCTATAACGAGCGACCTGATCGGTACTTCCTCCTAATCGATGTGCCTCATCTACAATAACTAGGTCCCACCCAGCCGATATAAGATCTTCAAAACGCCCCTTATTGTATTCGTCAACCTTTTTTTGAAGCCAGCCACGACGAATATCAAGAGGTTTTACAGAATCCATGGGGCAGATTAATTGGTTGGAATGGCGCCATATGTTTGCTTCACCCGTTGCCTTGTGGTAGAGATGAATGTCACCGGGTATGACCACCTGGAATTCCTCTCCGAAACGGTTGTGCATCTCCGTAGCCCATTGAGTAACCAGGCCTTTGGGTACAACAATTAGGGTACGATTTACAAGTCCACGCAACTTGAGCTCTCGCATGATAAGTCCCGCTTCGATGGTTTTACCCAAACCTACTTCATCAGCGAGTAGGTACCGGATGCTATCACCAGAAATAGCTCGATATAGAGTCTGGATCTGGTGCGGAAGCGGGATGATAGAGGATACTAGAGGAGCCAGTAACACATCCTGAGTTAGTGCTTCAGCAATACGTGCTGCAGCCGAGACGTAGGCAACGTAATCTGTTGAACATGTCCTGGCTTCTATTGCTGGCAATAACCTACTTGCGGGGATGCGAACCACTTTATCCTGTTGCGGAAGCCAGATGCGGCAAAAAGAGTCTCCCCAGAGGGTCTGTGTCTCGATGATCTTACACAGTTCATTGTGATCAACACTATAATACCAATTATCGTCATGCATTGGGTTCATTAGTTTTCAAAACACCAGAGTTTTTTAATGGCGTTGAACGTGAGCCTCTGTCTTGACTCAATTTGCGTTCTTGGGAAGGCACCGCTAGCATTAGGTTGAATAACTTCTACACGCAAATCATCAGGTAGTCTGTTTTTATCCACCTCGGGAAGATGGCCAACAAGTAACTCATTCCAAATGAAATTGCTTTTCTTGTAAGTTTCGATTTTATCCCGATAAATCTCATTATTACTACTCAGGTTTTGAAGATCCTTAAGAAGAAGCACCATTCCGAGTCTATTACGCTCTATGTTGAATGTATGTTCATCGAAACCTTGATCTCCATCCGTGAATTGAGCCATATTCGGCTCATTGTATGCATATATATGCTCAAGATGAAGACCGTACCTACGACGAGTTGTTTTGTTAAAGCGATCTTCCAACTGCTCTAATCCCGTACCTACATAAGTAGGCTTATCGAGAAGTTGCCAGAGATATCTGTCAATTCGCATGAGCACATATTTGCTATAATTCGTCCAGTTGTTGCTTACACCCTTGAACCGCTCGTAGGTAAAAATATCTTCTACACATTTGATATCACCCTTCCGAACAATTTCTCTTTCTTCGAGAATGCTGATCAATGTAGAATTAAATATGGTCGCGATCTGAGTTAAAGATTTATTTCTGATCTCTTTGTTGAGGGGATAAATAACTCTCTGAAAACTGTTGCTTTCATAGGCGCCTAGAAGGCGTGTAACCGAATGTAGCTGGTCAAATTTCTTGGCTATTCCAGAGATTTTAGATTCTTTGTCAGCATCGTTTTCCTCTAGGCCGGATAAGATCAGCAAATATTGCTGATTCTGGTCGAGAAGTTTGTTATATAGAAGATATTCGTTATCATAGCTTGTACGTAGCCACAAATACATCTTGGCGAAATATTGAATGTCTCTAACAATGCGGGAATATAAAAGCTGCGGGTCATTGAAATCTTTGAAGTATTTTCTTATCTGTCCATTTCTGTAGACCTCATAGTGGTAAGCTCCCTCAAATTTCTCATATTCATCTTCAGTATCAGCAAACTTGGCTCGGAAGAACGTCCGGAAAAATAAGTCGAGGTCGAGCTTTGACTCAGTGCTGTTTTTTAGTTCAGCGTTGAAATAGCTGTTTTGCAATTCAGTCCAGACTGTGTTTGCATGTTCCTTCTGGTTTGCTGGCAAATTACCGATTAGCTTACCTTTAAGAATCTCGTATGGTTTGAGCCCGAGTCCACGGTCATTCACCACCTCAAATATCATTGCCACATTCTTCTGTTTCTCTATTTTAATTTCCACTATTGAAATGCGATCCAGCAGGTAGGCAATGTAATATGTTAGTTTAACGACATCGTAACGCCCAGGTTCACCCTCGCTCATGAAGTAATTATCGTAGTACTGACTGATTATTTCGTAATTCTCTTTGATTCTTTTTTGTGTTTCATCAACGGGTTTAATGTCCGGACCTTCCAGTAATTGCCGGAAAGTCGATTCCCTGTTTTCATTGAATATCTTAAAACGTTTCGCCTCCCCAAAATCATCACTTTCAAAAATAAGCTTTTCCAGAGTTTGGCTGCTGAAAGTCTTAACAGTATAAAGGTGATCTGACTCAATGGTTTTGAGTATCTTATGTAGCTTAATAAGTACCAACAGTAGAGTCGTAAGACGTTGTTGTCCATCTACTATCGAAGTGTTTGTAGGCGTACTATGGGTAAGGTATGTGTTTAGAAAATACGGCTCAAATCGTTCCTGAACCTCAGCCTGAATCTGTTTAGGCTCGGTATTTGTGCGTTGGTTGATTCCAAATTGGACTTCGATGTCATTGAGAAGCGTCTTTACATTGTCTGGAGTCCATTTGTATTCGCGTTGATAGATATCGATGAAGTAAGCTTTTGCGGTATTGAAAACACTGCGCAGAAACTGGTCATTAGGAGTTATAACACTTCGAACCGTCGCTTCTTCTGGCATACTTAACCTCCCTTCCTGGTTATTGCCTGGTCATACCACATGAGGAGCTTGGGGTCCTCCTGCAGAACGTTCTCAGGAATCTTTCCTGCAACCTCAATGATGGTGGTGTAATCGCGATCAGCCCAGGCTTTCTTGAAGCCACTACGCACGGCTTCTAGCCGGAAAACTTTTAGTTGCTTCTGCTTGGACTGGCGATATTCTTCAAACTCGCGGAGGAGTGCACGTTCGCGTAGTTTCTCCAGGTCTCCCGCCTTATTTGGGTCCGGGACATACCAGCGGTCTTTAGCCTTAGTACGTAATGCCGGATCATTCTTAGGCAGATGGCGCAGTTCTTTGAAATTGCTTGATAGGTAGCTGTGAATCTGGCTGGGAACATCGCCGGTGCCATCGTACCTCAGGAAGTTCTGCTCCAGAAGCTCTGTTAGTTCCAACGGTTTCTCATGTTTCTGCCAGCCGCCAATCTCTCTCAGAAACTGCGGATGAAGCTCTTGGAAAGTCTGCGGTTTCTGAAGCAGTTGCTGTTTGAGCCATTGAATGGCTGAAGATTCATCTATCACAAATAGCTGGAGTTGCAGCACTTCTTTTACCGTCATCCGCTTTTTATCATATTCAGCAACCTGCTCCGGAAGGAAATACATACCGTCACGCTCAGGGAAGCGCTGTTCCAGACCCAGATAGAAATCGGAAGCGGAAAGCGGTATGGTAACACCCCTCTGGACATGGAATGCCACCATGCGGTCATATAGTAGAAAATTCTGCCGCTCGGCGATAACCTCTAATTGCCCATTCTTTCCTACGAATACGGGAAGCTGCCTTAGGTGAGTGCGGGTGAAGTCCCAGACACCATCTTCTGTGCCTGCTTCGAGCTTGAAGCGCTCCTCCAGACCGCCGTTTGGCTTGTATGCGGTTATTATTAAATCCTGTTTTACAGCCCCGGCTGTGGTCGCTTGTTTGAAGGATTTCTGCTTTTTGTCAAGTATTCTGACGTCAGCCACTACGAAACCTGACCTGGTCAGAGCTTCCTGAATCGCATTCCACACGGCATTCTTACTATTATGAAACTCGATCGTTATCCAGCGACCCGGCTTTAGTACACGCCGAAACTCTGAAAAGCACTGCTCCATCAAATGTTGATAGTCCAGCAAGCTTTTCTCTTGAATAGGGCTCTCGATTGCATCTGGCTTCAAGTTGGTGAATACCCCGAGCAGTGCTTCCCAGAGGAAGTTTACTTCAGAGTAAGGGATATTAGATCCGAAAGGTGGATCAACAAAGATATAATCTATCGCATTTTCGGGTACATTAAGGGATGTAGACGAGCCACACCATACTGTATGACTAGTATTATCCCCTTTCCCCTTTTTTGGAAGGGCTGTCCACATTCCTTCTTCTGCAGAACGAATCATATCTCCTGCGGAGATACGTAACATATGGCTAAAGCGCATTTCCTGCCAGACAGAGGAGATATATAAAGTACCCTTTTGCACACGTCCAATCCCATCGGCGTTATAGACCATCAAGCGAGAGGTCTTCTGCAAGATAGACGTTCCAGTAAACAGAAGTGCACGGTGCTCAGCACGCTTGAGATCAAGGAGCTCCATGAAACGGCTGACGTAGTGCAGTTGCCTCTCAGCAAATAGTTGGTGTGCGTGAGTTATTGGCCGAAGATGAAGACAGTTTTTCCATTGGTCTCCCCATTGACCATCGCGGAACAACATTTTAACTGCAAAGCGGTTCGCAGATTGCGGTAAAGGTGTCTGTCGAACTCTCGCAAGAAGATTTTTATCATCCTCATTTACCCTTCTTTTTTCAGCTCTCTTTGAACCATGAGAGACTATTGCTAACACGGGCACCTGTTTATAGCGGGTCCACGGTTTCTTGAGTATCTGGTCATACACAGTCTCATGTGCTCTTTCAGCTGAGGTTTTGGAGTTCTCTGCCCCGCAAGAATTACATGTGAACGTGTCTAAGAATTTTTTCTGTCGGCTATCGAAAGCCACTTCCCAAAATACTATTTCTGATCCACAAGAATTACATATAAATACATCAGACCAAACATAGTAATTACAAATTGCCGAACCTATCACATCTTGACCAGGACGATACATCCACCCCAGTTCGTCATCAAGCTGATCCGCAATACGTAGAGCCTCTCTCAAGTAAGTATGAGTGTCTACTTGGCATAAATATACCGATGCAATAAAACTTGCAGCGGGGGATAGGTCACATATAAGTGTACTCCGACTTGGATTAGCCATTAGGGCAGCAATACCCGTCATGCCGCTACCAGCAAACCCATCAAGGATTATTTCTCCAGGTTCGGTGTAGTGTTCAATGAAATTCTTAAGAGCTTTAGGGGGCACTTTAGTATGGTAAGTATGTGCTTTATAGAGCCACGTATGTCTACCCTCTGTAATATCAAACGCGAAAGGTTTCTTGTTGTATACTTTCATTGAATCGTATGGCTTCCCGTAGCACCGGATAAAGTCCTCAATGAATGGGTTGGGACAGGCTGTATAATATGGTGGGTCTGATAACGCCAGGATATCTTCATCAGAGCCTATGGGGAAGCCTTCAATCTTGCGGAACTCCGGGTCCTCGAGCTTTTTCTTGAGCCTTTCAATGAAGTATTTGCGGCGCTCCCCATCATTCTGAAATGTCGTTCCCAGGCATTCAACAGGACCCTCTATTGAAGACTGGCTTTTCTCACCATCAAACATTAAAGTTTGTCCGGCCTTCTCTTCCATCTGACCATCCTTTAAAAAGGTGAAGGTTCTGGGTTAGTGAAAGATATACAATATTTCCTGAACCGTTCTTTCCCGCCTTCGATGGGAAACCAGGCGAATTGCATATCAAGGTTATTATTGCGTGATGTATCCCATACAACGTTGCTTAAGAAATAAGCGTATGCCAGTCCATCTTCCAATTCGTAAGAGTGCCATGTCGGACCATGACACTGACTGTAGACATCCTCACCTCTGCTCCAGAAGCGGAAAAAGCGTTTCGGGCCCAAAGCGACCCAGTTTATCGCTCTCCTTTCCACCATATTGGCAGAATCGACGAGCTCGTGTAGGACAGCTTTATCATCACAGTTCTCATTATCGTCATAAACAAAAAGACCAGCGCAACAGTGCTTATTACCTAAGCTACGAATCCGGTCCGCATTTTCCGCAAGCTTCTCTAACGTGTCTTTTAGACTGGTGATATTTTGGGCTGTTTTTACTTCAACGATAGCCTCCACTGCATCCGGAGTTACTATAAAAAGGGTGCCGTCTTTGAACAGCGTGGGCTTATTTTTCGAGACAATCAGGATGTCGATTTGTGTAGACGTTTTATCTTGATAGCAGACAAATCCTCTGCCAACCTGGACGGATTCTGGGAGATGGGAATTAAGTATCCGCCGCAAAACCGCTTCTTTGTGCTCCCCGTCAGTCTGCCAGTGACTGGACCCAATGAGATTACGAACTCGGTTTTTTGTAGCACGCAATTCTCTTGCTAGAGACTTGTGATATTCCAAGTAGTCAATATGAACCGGCATATTTACTCCAGTACTATGCGTACTTTTGTGGCTTCCTTGCCTTTTGTAAGGCTATTAACATACTCATCGAACCTTTTCTTCAGGTCTGCTGGTGTAGCTGGGGAACCACCAGAAAGCAAAGCATGACGAAGGTCCTCAGCTTTGACTGTCACTTTTACCAGACCCGCCAAAACCTCTTGCAGAGCGTGGATAAACACCTGGCTCAAGTCATCTGGCAATGCTCGTGTAATCATGAGATCTTCAATCAATTTTCTGGGCTCTTCAGACAGAAGACCAAGACTTTCTTGGGAGGAGGGATCTTCCAGATTTGTAAGGAGAGTCTGTATCCATGCACTAAGCAGATTATCCAGGTCTAAGTCCAGTTGTTCCAATGTCTTAGCGGCCGGCTGTTTGATTTCTTCCGAACTCGGTTTGAAAGAACAGTGTGGGCAGATCGGAGATGATTCCAGTTCTTGTGGAGTGAGAACAAAACAGCTTTTCAAACCCGCCAGTCTATTCTGAAGATCTATCAATTGCTGCCGAGGCATCAGATCGATAGTAGAGAGCTTCTGTAAGTTCTTGAGACGCTCATCGGTTGTGAGTTTGGCTTTTCTCTTGTCTTCATTGACGCCTAACCTAGCTTTTGTATGAAGTGCGAGATACACGGTTATATACGATTTCTTGAGGTCTGTCAGTTTCTGGGCCAACTGCTGACGGAAAGCAGAATCCTTATATTTACCAGTATCGGAAAGTTTAATGAGCACTTCTTCACGGGATTGCTTTACACGCTCCATCCATTCGTGGTCTATTGGCAGAACTGCCTCAGCTGTGGATAAATAAGCGGCTATTGTTCCCGAAGCTGATACCAATTCCTGCATAGATTCGGCATCCGCCAGTGCTGCTAATCCAGTACGCTGCTTGTTGATTTCTGGCAAATCGTATCGGAAATTCTTGAGTTTCCCGGGCGATGAATAAACCTGCAAAGACTCGAGGAATATTTTAGTTTGTTCCAGCTTGGGCTGCATGGCTTTATTCTCCCCTTCGTCAAGCAGGTTCCGTCCCCAAAAGCTCAATCCCTCTGCAACGCGTTGCTGGGCTAAGACCAGTCTTTCCACATGTCCTGAAATCGCTTTCTGCAGTTCCTGAACAGGCTCATCTTTACCTTGAGCAATAAGTTGAGCCATGCCAGGCGTTAAATTCAGAAGCTCAAATAGTGCCTTGAGGGCAGGAATGTTATAATCTCTAGGCCGTTCGATGTGTTTGAATTGAATGAGGTCCTTTATAGGTGTACCGGCTAACGTATTGAGGCCCATTACATCAAATTTCTTACCTGGTATTGCGAGAATATTTTCCCCGGAATAAACCAAGGCAGCCAGAAGGACAACAATCCATTCAGGTTCCAGCCTGAAGGCTGAGGGAGCCAAGTACTCAACCCCAAATACTTCAGTTAGTAGCTCAGAACGATTGACTACCTGGCCCTGGCCTTTCTTCTTTATAGTCTCCGTTATATATTTAGCATACCTGGATTTACTTGGGTCGAGTCTATCACCATCCAGCAACTCCAAGGCGTCTAAAACGGCAATAGCCTGCTTCGTACGTATCTGTCCAGCAACGGCACGAAGGGCATCCTGAGCTGCCTGGTTACGATTCTGTCCCGTAATCAGTACAGAAAAGACAGGATACTCTGGCGCCTGATCTTCAAAATGCGAAGCAAGGCATACCGAGCCCACTGTGTTGATAATATCTCGAACATTAGCACGAACACCGCTGGTTGGTACATATTTCCCCTTGATCCATTCTACAAGATTACTTGTCTTTCCTTGGTAGGTGACATCAAAGGCAGTAGTAATATGCTCCTGCAGCCACTTAACCAGATCTTTATGGAATCCGCTCGCTTTGGCTTCGTAGGTCTGCTTCTTGTAGCCTGACGACATAGAACTGAGGTCAAGAGCGGCCGCATAACTACTCAACGCCTTACGAAAGGTGTCATCCATCCCCTTCAGACGAAAGAATACTTCATCCGCTTTCTTTTCATCCTTATAGAGCGGAGGCTCGAATGGTTGAACAAAGTAGAGATAAAAATCCCGAGGTGGAACCGCGGTAGAGCGCTCATTAGGCGCGCCGAAGAATAGATAACCCGTTCGCGCTGCCTTACGATCAATCCATTCTAATTCATGTTCCCAAATACGATAGCCGTTAACATACGTCTGGTCTTCGCATTCCATAGCTCTCTTAAGAGCTTCGTAATAATAACGATCAAGTTGAGATTTATCCAAGCTCTCCGTTCTTTTTTCGATTAATGCATCAAAATCGTCTGTCTTCTTTAAATCAAGATAGTATTGGTGATTGTCAGGATTTGAGGAAATGAACTGGCCACTAACAGTTTTGTGTATCTCCCTTAAAACAGCTTCGATGTGGGTAGCTAAGTCTTCTGCTGGTGTTGATCTATCTTCCATACCGGGCTGATAAAGACAGAGCCCGTCGCGTAACTCCTCAGGACTGGCACCCATAGGTGTGTAAATATCCCCGGTGGTTAGTCTGTGAATCGACAAAGCGTGAATAATACGAATAGCTAGAGGCTTGTACACAGGTCGAGTAAAGGCTTGCTGCACGCGAGATTCTAATACCTGACTGCAATCTATAACTGCCTTAATATCTGGAATCGTGCGAAAGGAAGGGTTCTCACGGAGTATCGGCCAGTAACTATCATACGCG
This portion of the Dehalococcoidales bacterium genome encodes:
- a CDS encoding helicase-related protein yields the protein MNPMHDDNWYYSVDHNELCKIIETQTLWGDSFCRIWLPQQDKVVRIPASRLLPAIEARTCSTDYVAYVSAAARIAEALTQDVLLAPLVSSIIPLPHQIQTLYRAISGDSIRYLLADEVGLGKTIEAGLIMRELKLRGLVNRTLIVVPKGLVTQWATEMHNRFGEEFQVVIPGDIHLYHKATGEANIWRHSNQLICPMDSVKPLDIRRGWLQKKVDEYNKGRFEDLISAGWDLVIVDEAHRLGGSTDQVARYRLGQGLAEATPYLLLLSATPHQGKTDSFQRVLSLLDKEQFPGTNSISRDRVQPYVIRTEKRRAIDIEGKPLFKPRRTQLEPASWQEKHQKQRLLYDAVTDYVRNGYNQAMREKRSYIGFLMILMQRLVVSSTRAICTTLERRAEVLEAPEEQLLLFPSNLDTDWTDMDGQEQLEAVLKGRLMALKNEKAQVNLLLDTAKRCGETGPDAKAEALLDWIYKLQQEEGEPDLKILIFTEFVPTQEMLKDFLAERGFSVVCLNGSLDIDQRVQVQEDFAKSTRILISTDAGGEGLNLQFCHIVINYDIPWNPMRLEQRIGRVDRIGQEHIVRAINLVLEDSVEHRILEVLEQKLAVILKEFGVDKTADILDSAEAEKIFDNLYVEAILHPETIESTVESAVAQVQAQAHEWRINRSLLNSTAELSLKDTKQVLEHPLPHWIERMTTSYVRAQGGSTEQKKTGWTIIWPDGVCYEGVFVTKETIIMPAERHLTLEDRRIRDLVMKLPRAVAGQPIPFVSVPSLQRDLNGIWCLLQINVSMQDWSQKRIIALFMHDDGRVLLPTARRIWDLMLSDDVVTKGYCTIEESNLAFQETMENAETYGKDVYEESVASLNARSVKEEKKIQYAFAARRRAIQRIGLPAVRNHRLTELEKEERLWHKQFDRNTQINPEIVPVLILRVEGGQSGE
- a CDS encoding DNA methyltransferase: MEEKAGQTLMFDGEKSQSSIEGPVECLGTTFQNDGERRKYFIERLKKKLEDPEFRKIEGFPIGSDEDILALSDPPYYTACPNPFIEDFIRCYGKPYDSMKVYNKKPFAFDITEGRHTWLYKAHTYHTKVPPKALKNFIEHYTEPGEIILDGFAGSGMTGIAALMANPSRSTLICDLSPAASFIASVYLCQVDTHTYLREALRIADQLDDELGWMYRPGQDVIGSAICNYYVWSDVFICNSCGSEIVFWEVAFDSRQKKFLDTFTCNSCGAENSKTSAERAHETVYDQILKKPWTRYKQVPVLAIVSHGSKRAEKRRVNEDDKNLLARVRQTPLPQSANRFAVKMLFRDGQWGDQWKNCLHLRPITHAHQLFAERQLHYVSRFMELLDLKRAEHRALLFTGTSILQKTSRLMVYNADGIGRVQKGTLYISSVWQEMRFSHMLRISAGDMIRSAEEGMWTALPKKGKGDNTSHTVWCGSSTSLNVPENAIDYIFVDPPFGSNIPYSEVNFLWEALLGVFTNLKPDAIESPIQEKSLLDYQHLMEQCFSEFRRVLKPGRWITIEFHNSKNAVWNAIQEALTRSGFVVADVRILDKKQKSFKQATTAGAVKQDLIITAYKPNGGLEERFKLEAGTEDGVWDFTRTHLRQLPVFVGKNGQLEVIAERQNFLLYDRMVAFHVQRGVTIPLSASDFYLGLEQRFPERDGMYFLPEQVAEYDKKRMTVKEVLQLQLFVIDESSAIQWLKQQLLQKPQTFQELHPQFLREIGGWQKHEKPLELTELLEQNFLRYDGTGDVPSQIHSYLSSNFKELRHLPKNDPALRTKAKDRWYVPDPNKAGDLEKLRERALLREFEEYRQSKQKQLKVFRLEAVRSGFKKAWADRDYTTIIEVAGKIPENVLQEDPKLLMWYDQAITRKGG
- a CDS encoding DUF262 domain-containing protein is translated as MPEEATVRSVITPNDQFLRSVFNTAKAYFIDIYQREYKWTPDNVKTLLNDIEVQFGINQRTNTEPKQIQAEVQERFEPYFLNTYLTHSTPTNTSIVDGQQRLTTLLLVLIKLHKILKTIESDHLYTVKTFSSQTLEKLIFESDDFGEAKRFKIFNENRESTFRQLLEGPDIKPVDETQKRIKENYEIISQYYDNYFMSEGEPGRYDVVKLTYYIAYLLDRISIVEIKIEKQKNVAMIFEVVNDRGLGLKPYEILKGKLIGNLPANQKEHANTVWTELQNSYFNAELKNSTESKLDLDLFFRTFFRAKFADTEDEYEKFEGAYHYEVYRNGQIRKYFKDFNDPQLLYSRIVRDIQYFAKMYLWLRTSYDNEYLLYNKLLDQNQQYLLILSGLEENDADKESKISGIAKKFDQLHSVTRLLGAYESNSFQRVIYPLNKEIRNKSLTQIATIFNSTLISILEEREIVRKGDIKCVEDIFTYERFKGVSNNWTNYSKYVLMRIDRYLWQLLDKPTYVGTGLEQLEDRFNKTTRRRYGLHLEHIYAYNEPNMAQFTDGDQGFDEHTFNIERNRLGMVLLLKDLQNLSSNNEIYRDKIETYKKSNFIWNELLVGHLPEVDKNRLPDDLRVEVIQPNASGAFPRTQIESRQRLTFNAIKKLWCFEN
- a CDS encoding DUF6079 family protein, translated to MKYGDLLQFDPIESVVQLRVADEKAAAQQLIKTYVFSDEMAEKIITLVFSQLQFDQPADNKGLLVVGNYGTGKSHLMSVISAIAENKELVKGVTNRTVVEAASKIAGRFKVVRTEIGATTMSLRDIVVAELEDHLGRMNVNFTFPSVGQISSSKRAFEDMVASFQEKYPDHGLVLVVDELLDYLRSRKDQELILDLSFLREIGEVCRDLRFRFIAGVQEAIFDSPRFSFVADSIRRVKDRFEQVLIARKDIKFVVAERLLKKNGEQQTKIREHLTPFAKFYGHMNERMDEFVSLFPVHPDFIDTFERITIAEKREVLRTLSSIMKRLIDKEVPDNEPGLIAYDSYWPILRENPSFRTIPDIKAVIDCSQVLESRVQQAFTRPVYKPLAIRIIHALSIHRLTTGDIYTPMGASPEELRDGLCLYQPGMEDRSTPAEDLATHIEAVLREIHKTVSGQFISSNPDNHQYYLDLKKTDDFDALIEKRTESLDKSQLDRYYYEALKRAMECEDQTYVNGYRIWEHELEWIDRKAARTGYLFFGAPNERSTAVPPRDFYLYFVQPFEPPLYKDEKKADEVFFRLKGMDDTFRKALSSYAAALDLSSMSSGYKKQTYEAKASGFHKDLVKWLQEHITTAFDVTYQGKTSNLVEWIKGKYVPTSGVRANVRDIINTVGSVCLASHFEDQAPEYPVFSVLITGQNRNQAAQDALRAVAGQIRTKQAIAVLDALELLDGDRLDPSKSRYAKYITETIKKKGQGQVVNRSELLTEVFGVEYLAPSAFRLEPEWIVVLLAALVYSGENILAIPGKKFDVMGLNTLAGTPIKDLIQFKHIERPRDYNIPALKALFELLNLTPGMAQLIAQGKDEPVQELQKAISGHVERLVLAQQRVAEGLSFWGRNLLDEGENKAMQPKLEQTKIFLESLQVYSSPGKLKNFRYDLPEINKQRTGLAALADAESMQELVSASGTIAAYLSTAEAVLPIDHEWMERVKQSREEVLIKLSDTGKYKDSAFRQQLAQKLTDLKKSYITVYLALHTKARLGVNEDKRKAKLTTDERLKNLQKLSTIDLMPRQQLIDLQNRLAGLKSCFVLTPQELESSPICPHCSFKPSSEEIKQPAAKTLEQLDLDLDNLLSAWIQTLLTNLEDPSSQESLGLLSEEPRKLIEDLMITRALPDDLSQVFIHALQEVLAGLVKVTVKAEDLRHALLSGGSPATPADLKKRFDEYVNSLTKGKEATKVRIVLE